The Burkholderiales bacterium genomic sequence CATGGCTTCCTTGCGGGTGGGCCAGACCACACGCTTGGCCTCGGCGACGGACTCCCGGGCGAAGACCACAAACTGGCGCCCCGGCTCGGTGAACCAGCCCACCACGGCCGCCGCCGCCACCCCGCCAATGACGGAGAGCACGCGCAGCACCAGGGGCTGGTTGGCCAATGCATAAAACCCGACGAGCCCCGCCACGATGGCAAGGCCCGCCAGGGCCAGTTTGATTCTGTCTGCCATGACTTAAGCCTCGGGCGCGGTGGCGCTTCAACGGGCAACCGGCGGCGTCGCCTGTTTCCCGGAAGCGGTGGCCGCCGCGCCGGTGTGTCTGGCAGGCCAGGAGGGTCTCGAACCCCCAACCTGCGGTTTTGGAGACCGCCGCTCTGCCAATTGAGCTACTGGCC encodes the following:
- the secE gene encoding preprotein translocase subunit SecE — its product is MADRIKLALAGLAIVAGLVGFYALANQPLVLRVLSVIGGVAAAAVVGWFTEPGRQFVVFARESVAEAKRVVWPTRKEAMQTTGVVFVFVVLMALFIFVVDVSLSAIVRMLMERGS